The following coding sequences lie in one Mycobacterium sp. Z3061 genomic window:
- a CDS encoding FAD/NAD(P)-binding protein → MLRDSAVLPVPAFDIAFIGSGIACSMTLLEMAEVLVRRPAPAKLRIAVVERDEQFWCGIAYGRRSSIRSLAIQKLDEFADEPEKGAYCGWLERYKDAWLTFLRQEGGEAAARWLDDNRDALSQNRWGGVYLPRFLFGRFISEQIAATIADLCGRGLAEIATIHAEAVSADAVDGHFVVGLVPSAGDGPTEIHAQRVVAAIGSPPAKAIVDGDREPAFTYINDLYSPDGESNVQRLRRALDGVPVREQRNVLVVGSNATSLEVLYLMHHEPAIRERIGSITVISRSGMLPHMICDEPLEFEFPRLGELVAAQTVSAAELMDAIRADLRTAAERSLNLADLYHDVGALIGAAFRKMGPEELEEFFCVHGMDYTKLVRRAGRDCRQAAAESAAEGTLTMVAGEVLGVEPCASGGPFARVRYRARGIEQTHPEQFAAVVNCGGFEELDTCSAPFLASSLRNGLCRPNRTNRGVLVNDEFEASPGFFVIGPLNGGNFNLRIRFWHVESAPRIRSLAKSLAAVLVSSVQPSLVERAG, encoded by the coding sequence ATGCTGCGCGACAGCGCTGTGCTTCCCGTACCCGCGTTCGACATCGCGTTCATCGGAAGCGGTATCGCGTGCTCGATGACCTTGCTGGAGATGGCCGAGGTCCTCGTGCGTCGCCCGGCGCCCGCCAAACTCCGCATCGCGGTGGTGGAACGTGACGAGCAGTTCTGGTGCGGGATCGCCTACGGACGGCGGTCAAGTATCCGCTCGCTCGCCATTCAGAAGCTCGACGAGTTCGCCGACGAACCCGAAAAGGGTGCCTACTGCGGCTGGCTGGAGCGGTACAAGGACGCCTGGTTGACATTCCTGCGGCAGGAGGGGGGCGAGGCCGCGGCCCGCTGGCTCGACGACAACCGCGACGCGCTGAGCCAGAACCGGTGGGGCGGGGTCTACCTACCGCGATTCCTGTTCGGCAGGTTCATCTCTGAGCAGATCGCCGCCACCATCGCTGATCTCTGCGGCCGCGGACTGGCCGAGATAGCGACCATCCACGCCGAAGCCGTCAGCGCGGATGCGGTGGACGGGCACTTCGTCGTCGGCTTGGTCCCGTCGGCCGGCGACGGTCCCACGGAGATCCACGCACAACGGGTGGTCGCGGCTATCGGCAGCCCGCCGGCCAAGGCGATCGTCGATGGCGATCGCGAGCCGGCATTCACCTACATCAACGACCTTTACAGCCCCGACGGTGAGAGCAACGTGCAGCGGTTACGCCGGGCGCTGGACGGTGTCCCGGTGCGGGAACAGCGCAACGTCCTGGTCGTGGGATCCAACGCCACCTCACTTGAAGTGCTTTACCTGATGCACCATGAGCCGGCCATCCGCGAACGAATCGGCTCCATCACCGTCATCTCGCGCTCCGGGATGTTGCCCCACATGATCTGCGACGAGCCGCTCGAGTTCGAATTCCCGCGACTCGGCGAGTTGGTGGCGGCGCAGACGGTCAGTGCCGCCGAGTTGATGGACGCCATCCGCGCGGACCTGCGAACCGCCGCGGAACGGTCTTTGAACCTGGCCGATCTGTACCACGACGTGGGCGCGCTGATCGGTGCGGCGTTTCGCAAGATGGGCCCAGAAGAGCTGGAAGAGTTCTTCTGCGTCCACGGCATGGACTACACGAAGCTGGTCCGTCGTGCTGGACGCGACTGCCGACAGGCGGCAGCGGAGTCGGCCGCCGAAGGCACCTTGACCATGGTTGCCGGAGAGGTGCTGGGTGTGGAGCCGTGCGCCTCCGGCGGGCCCTTCGCCCGGGTGCGCTACCGGGCGCGAGGCATCGAGCAGACGCACCCCGAACAGTTTGCGGCAGTGGTGAATTGCGGCGGTTTCGAAGAGCTGGACACCTGTTCGGCACCATTTCTGGCCAGCAGCCTGCGCAACGGTCTGTGCCGGCCCAACCGCACCAACCGGGGTGTCCTGGTGAACGACGAATTCGAGGCCAGCCCGGGATTTTTCGTCATTGGTCCGCTGAACGGTGGCAATTTCAATCTTCGCATCCGCTTCTGGCATGTCGAGAGTGCCCCTCGCATCCGCTCCCTGGCGAAATCGCTGGCTGCCGTGCTGGTTTCGTCGGTGCAGCCGAGCCTGGTCGAGAGAGCCGGATGA